TGCCATGGAACTGAAGATTTTCTGGGTCGTCGACATGACGAATGGGGCTTGTCTAGACATTTACTGACTGGACTATGCCTAGATCCTGATGGGTGTTTGGTGCAGTCATATTAAGAGCTGCAACCAGTAAAAAGAAATAACAGGAATATGTCAAAGATCGGCTAAGCGGCTCGTCGGCCAAGTGCTAACGCGTCCTCAGCAAGAAAACCAAAATTTCTTGCAACAGGAGAGTATTGTCTCTTGACAGAGGGCCTTTTAATGGGAGTTGAATACACGAAGTGTAGGCGCAGCCATTCAACAGGGGCGAACGGGCGGTTAAAATATCTTTTTTTGGGTTGGGGTACAACCCGCGTTAGAGTCAGCTGTATTTCAATTATATATTGAACAAATCACTGTCAATTAATCACCCTTGAGATGAAAAATTTTCCGAAAAAAATCACCCTGAAGATAATCATAAAATCAGATGGCTAAATCCGGATAAGATCAATCCGCCTCTTTATGGAAAACTTCTTCATAATACGACTGACATGAGTCTTGACCGTGTTTATTGAAATATTCAGGGTCTTGGCAATGTCAGAGTTTGTGGCACCCTGCCTGAGCAAGTTGTAAACATCCTTTTCCCTTTCAGAAAGCTGACATTCCGCCTCTCGATAAGAACTGTCTGATGCGCTTGATTTGACATTAGTTCTAAGCCCATCAGGCAGGATAAGGTTTCCGTCCATTGCCTGGTGCATTGCATCCATAAGATTTTCAGGAGGTGTTGTTTTGAGTTGATAGCCATCAACACCACAGGCCAGAGCCTTCTGCAGAGTTGACAGTTTAAGGTCCGATGTCAGCACAATAACCTTTATTTCCGGGTTTATGGACCGCAAAGGTTCAATCAGGTCCAGCCCACTGCTGCTTTCCAGGTCAATATCAAGAAGGATGATATCTGGCATGTTGTGCTTGACTGCCTGCAATATCTCATCGGGACTGCCAGCCTCAGCAACCACT
This portion of the Desulfonatronovibrio magnus genome encodes:
- a CDS encoding response regulator, with amino-acid sequence MKKNQNQLNAKLRVVLADDHQIMRHGLSLMLTLAGVEVVAEAGSPDEILQAVKHNMPDIILLDIDLESSSGLDLIEPLRSINPEIKVIVLTSDLKLSTLQKALACGVDGYQLKTTPPENLMDAMHQAMDGNLILPDGLRTNVKSSASDSSYREAECQLSEREKDVYNLLRQGATNSDIAKTLNISINTVKTHVSRIMKKFSIKRRIDLIRI